The proteins below are encoded in one region of Sulfitobacter sp. SK012:
- a CDS encoding glycosyl transferase: MKKQIICINWGSKYGAPYINRLYGMAARNITGDFTFTCFTDSTKDVRPEVICRDLPVVDIKMPTSKGIWPKCRLWSETLEGVSGAVLFLDLDLVITGSLDDFFEHGDPNDVILARNPTTPFERLGQTSIFRYPVGKLAPLLEKFAADPQGTADKYIFEQRFVTQNAPGGVTFWPKPWVRHFRTQCIPLFPMNYLFAPRLPRDARVILFPATPNPPDALAGRWWSEVPAVGRWEHIKRTWTGPRNVRGRFRHLRRFLLPTEWIAEHWRK; the protein is encoded by the coding sequence ATGAAAAAGCAGATCATTTGTATCAACTGGGGATCCAAGTACGGAGCGCCCTACATCAACCGTCTTTATGGGATGGCGGCGCGTAATATCACCGGTGACTTTACCTTTACCTGCTTTACCGACAGCACAAAGGACGTGCGCCCTGAGGTGATCTGCCGTGATTTACCAGTGGTGGACATCAAGATGCCCACATCCAAAGGCATTTGGCCAAAATGCAGGCTTTGGAGTGAAACGCTTGAGGGCGTGTCGGGCGCGGTGCTGTTTCTGGACCTTGATTTGGTGATCACCGGCAGCCTTGATGATTTTTTCGAACATGGCGATCCAAATGACGTGATTCTTGCCCGCAACCCAACCACCCCGTTTGAGCGGTTGGGGCAAACATCAATCTTTCGCTATCCGGTGGGAAAACTGGCGCCTCTATTGGAAAAGTTCGCGGCTGATCCGCAGGGAACCGCGGATAAATACATTTTCGAGCAGCGTTTTGTGACCCAAAATGCCCCCGGTGGCGTGACGTTTTGGCCAAAGCCGTGGGTCCGGCATTTTCGCACGCAGTGCATTCCGCTCTTTCCGATGAACTATCTGTTTGCGCCTCGTTTGCCACGGGATGCGCGGGTAATCCTGTTCCCTGCAACGCCAAACCCACCCGATGCGCTTGCAGGCCGATGGTGGAGCGAAGTCCCGGCCGTGGGCCGCTGGGAGCATATCAAACGCACATGGACCGGCCCGCGCAATGTTCGCGGTCGTTTCCGGCATTTGCGGCGTTTCTTGCTGCCTACTGAATGGATCGCCGAGCATTGGCGAAAATAG
- a CDS encoding lipopolysaccharide assembly protein LapA domain-containing protein, producing MRYVRYLCIAIFAVALISVALANRTLVPLKILPTEIAGLFAVNPQVELPLFLVILGSIVAGLLVGFVWEWIREYGQRAEAAKQAREMRRLEREIARLRGEKHEGKDEVLALLDQAS from the coding sequence ATGCGTTATGTACGTTACTTGTGTATCGCGATCTTTGCGGTCGCGCTTATTTCTGTGGCATTGGCCAACCGCACGCTTGTACCTCTAAAGATTTTACCCACTGAGATTGCTGGTTTGTTCGCCGTAAATCCTCAGGTTGAACTGCCGCTGTTCTTGGTCATCCTTGGCAGTATCGTTGCAGGTCTGCTTGTTGGGTTCGTATGGGAATGGATCCGAGAATACGGCCAGCGCGCTGAAGCGGCCAAACAAGCCCGTGAGATGCGCCGACTTGAGCGTGAAATCGCACGTCTGCGCGGCGAAAAGCACGAAGGCAAAGACGAAGTGCTCGCGTTGCTGGATCAAGCCAGCTAA
- the aroA gene encoding 3-phosphoshikimate 1-carboxyvinyltransferase codes for MSSHGAPIPMTSRACGPLKGEAQVPGDKSISHRSLILGAMCIGETTITGLLEGQDVLDTARAMRAFGAEVTDHGGGRWSVIGVGVGGFAEPDGVIDCGNSGTGVRLIMGAMATSPIAATFSGDASLNGRPMARVTDPLALFGTQAVGRTGGRLPMTVVGAADPVPVRYTVPVPSAQVKSAVLLAGLNAPGQTVVIEAEATRDHTERMLAGFGAEISVVETAEGREIKLTGQPELQAQHIDVPRDPSSAAFPVCAALIVPGSDVLVPGIGLNPTRAGLFTTLREMGADLTYENEREEGGEPVADLRARFSPDMKGIEVPPARAASMIDEYPVLSVVAAFAAGQTVMRGVKELRVKESDRIDAMATGLRANGITVEDGPDWWTVTGAVHGNVAGGAVCASHLDHRIAMSFLILGMAANAPVSVDDGGPIATSFPIFEPLMAKLGAQVSRDTA; via the coding sequence ATGTCCAGCCACGGCGCACCCATCCCCATGACTTCGCGGGCCTGCGGTCCCCTTAAAGGTGAAGCGCAGGTGCCCGGCGACAAGTCGATCTCGCACCGCAGCCTGATCTTGGGCGCGATGTGCATCGGAGAGACAACAATTACTGGGTTACTCGAAGGGCAAGACGTGCTGGATACGGCGCGCGCGATGCGTGCGTTTGGGGCTGAGGTCACCGATCACGGCGGCGGGCGTTGGTCTGTTATCGGTGTTGGTGTTGGCGGTTTCGCAGAGCCTGATGGCGTCATTGATTGCGGGAATTCTGGTACGGGCGTCCGGTTGATCATGGGCGCAATGGCGACCTCGCCGATTGCTGCGACCTTTTCTGGGGACGCAAGTCTGAATGGCAGGCCTATGGCGCGGGTGACGGACCCGTTGGCGTTGTTTGGTACGCAGGCTGTTGGCCGGACTGGTGGGCGTTTGCCAATGACGGTTGTTGGTGCCGCTGATCCGGTGCCGGTTCGGTATACGGTCCCGGTGCCTTCGGCGCAGGTGAAGTCAGCGGTCTTGTTGGCTGGGCTCAATGCCCCCGGCCAGACCGTGGTCATCGAAGCAGAAGCGACACGAGATCATACGGAGCGGATGCTGGCGGGATTTGGTGCTGAAATTTCCGTTGTTGAGACGGCTGAAGGGCGTGAAATCAAGCTAACGGGCCAACCTGAGTTGCAAGCACAGCATATTGACGTCCCGCGAGATCCTTCGTCAGCGGCTTTTCCGGTTTGCGCGGCTTTGATCGTGCCCGGGTCAGATGTGTTGGTCCCAGGGATCGGGTTGAATCCAACGCGGGCTGGGCTGTTTACCACGCTGCGTGAGATGGGCGCGGATCTTACTTATGAAAATGAACGCGAAGAGGGCGGCGAACCTGTTGCCGATCTGCGGGCGCGGTTCTCACCCGACATGAAAGGCATCGAGGTGCCGCCCGCTCGCGCGGCGAGCATGATTGATGAGTATCCTGTGCTATCCGTTGTCGCGGCTTTTGCCGCGGGGCAAACGGTGATGCGCGGCGTCAAAGAGCTGCGTGTGAAGGAAAGCGATCGGATTGATGCAATGGCCACAGGCCTTCGCGCCAATGGCATCACGGTCGAGGATGGCCCAGATTGGTGGACGGTCACAGGCGCTGTGCACGGGAACGTGGCAGGCGGCGCTGTCTGTGCAAGCCACCTTGATCACCGAATTGCGATGTCGTTTCTGATCCTTGGAATGGCCGCCAATGCGCCCGTAAGCGTGGATGACGGCGGCCCGATCGCCACGTCCTTCCCGATATTTGAACCATTGATGGCCAAGCTTGGAGCGCAGGTTTCGCGCGACACGGCATGA
- a CDS encoding phosphoribosylanthranilate isomerase encodes MSDVHVKICGLRDTASVDAAVAAGARYVGFVFFPKSPRNIDLSVAKTLAASAPAGVCKVALTVDADDDMLDALTAAVPLDMLQLHGHESPERVADVKRRYGLPVMKAIGVADAVDLAQIDAFSQVADQLLIDAKPPKGADLPGGNGLAFDWRLIAGRRWPVPWMLAGGLTPQNVAQAVNLTGARQVDVSSGVESAPGVKDAEKIALFLSAVSNDGK; translated from the coding sequence ATGTCTGACGTTCATGTTAAAATTTGTGGATTGCGAGACACTGCCAGCGTTGATGCGGCGGTTGCTGCAGGCGCGCGTTATGTCGGCTTTGTTTTCTTCCCCAAATCACCGCGCAATATTGATCTATCGGTTGCCAAAACGTTGGCGGCGTCGGCGCCTGCAGGGGTTTGCAAAGTTGCCCTCACAGTGGACGCTGACGATGACATGCTTGATGCACTGACCGCGGCTGTGCCGTTGGACATGTTGCAGCTGCACGGTCATGAGAGCCCTGAACGCGTGGCCGACGTGAAGCGCCGCTATGGCCTGCCCGTGATGAAGGCGATTGGCGTCGCTGATGCGGTTGATCTAGCGCAGATTGACGCGTTTTCGCAGGTGGCTGACCAACTTCTGATCGACGCCAAACCGCCAAAAGGGGCTGATCTACCCGGTGGGAATGGCCTGGCATTTGACTGGCGGTTGATCGCCGGCCGGCGCTGGCCTGTGCCCTGGATGTTGGCTGGTGGTTTGACTCCGCAGAATGTTGCGCAAGCCGTCAACTTGACGGGGGCGCGGCAAGTTGACGTGTCTTCTGGCGTCGAATCCGCGCCTGGGGTGAAGGACGCTGAAAAGATCGCGTTGTTCCTCAGCGCTGTCTCGAACGATGGAAAATAG
- a CDS encoding DUF4893 domain-containing protein, which translates to MRLLASIFTALLALPVAAQDTMRPQEADRLSRFGVVAGDALLTALAHGSPQDVAALTVALSGEPQVAFDPSLSGEWSCRTLKLGGLAPLVVYSPFKCRLTLDNRGVQLEKLSGSQRTSGRIEMREGRAVYLGVGFVAGQTPPPYADLAPDFNGDGSIYPDVALFERVSETRARLMFPVPTVESPFDILELTR; encoded by the coding sequence ATGCGCCTCCTTGCATCGATCTTTACTGCCCTCTTGGCGTTGCCCGTCGCGGCACAAGACACCATGCGCCCGCAAGAAGCAGACCGGCTGTCTCGCTTTGGCGTTGTGGCCGGGGACGCACTGCTGACCGCATTGGCCCATGGATCCCCGCAGGATGTTGCGGCTCTCACAGTTGCCCTCTCAGGCGAGCCGCAAGTTGCCTTTGACCCATCCCTGAGCGGCGAATGGTCTTGCCGCACACTCAAATTGGGCGGCCTTGCACCATTAGTGGTCTATTCCCCATTTAAATGCCGCCTCACGCTCGACAATAGGGGTGTGCAGTTGGAAAAACTCAGCGGATCGCAGCGCACCAGTGGCCGCATCGAAATGCGCGAAGGGCGTGCCGTCTATTTAGGCGTAGGCTTTGTCGCCGGCCAAACCCCGCCGCCTTACGCCGACCTCGCACCCGACTTCAACGGGGACGGCAGCATCTACCCCGATGTGGCCCTGTTTGAGCGTGTCTCAGAAACCCGGGCGCGGCTTATGTTTCCAGTTCCGACGGTTGAGAGCCCGTTTGATATCCTTGAACTTACCCGCTGA
- a CDS encoding DUF2237 family protein has translation MEPDESINVIDGPLAVCGTDPVTGFFRDGFCNTCSADQGSHTVCAVMTAEFLAFSKYLGNDLSTPRPEYGFAGLNPGDPWCLCADRFLQAADEGCGPRIHLEATHKRALDVVSLSVLKAHSLTEPKG, from the coding sequence ATGGAGCCAGACGAAAGTATCAACGTGATCGACGGACCGTTGGCGGTCTGTGGCACAGATCCGGTTACCGGGTTTTTCCGTGATGGGTTTTGCAACACTTGCAGCGCCGATCAAGGCAGCCATACGGTCTGTGCTGTTATGACGGCAGAGTTTTTGGCGTTTTCAAAATACCTCGGCAATGACCTTTCGACACCACGCCCCGAATACGGATTTGCCGGCCTGAACCCTGGTGATCCGTGGTGCTTGTGTGCTGACCGCTTCTTGCAAGCCGCCGATGAAGGTTGCGGCCCGCGCATCCATCTTGAGGCGACCCACAAGCGCGCTTTAGATGTTGTCTCGCTCAGCGTCCTCAAAGCCCACAGCCTGACCGAACCAAAGGGCTGA
- the ihfB gene encoding integration host factor subunit beta yields the protein MIRSELIQKIADDNPHLYQRDVERIVNTIFDEITGAMSKGDRVELRGFGAFSVKKRDARVGRNPRTGETVHVEEKHVPFFKTGKLLRDRLNGKS from the coding sequence ATGATCCGGTCAGAACTGATCCAAAAGATCGCAGACGACAATCCACATCTCTACCAACGTGACGTGGAGCGGATCGTGAATACGATCTTTGATGAGATCACTGGTGCCATGTCTAAAGGCGACCGTGTGGAGCTGCGCGGCTTTGGCGCGTTCTCGGTAAAGAAACGTGATGCGCGGGTTGGACGGAACCCTCGCACTGGTGAAACGGTTCATGTAGAAGAAAAGCATGTGCCGTTCTTCAAGACCGGCAAGTTGCTTCGTGATCGGCTGAACGGGAAAAGCTAA
- a CDS encoding serine hydrolase domain-containing protein, which produces MRTFGKWLGRFLLVSVLATLAVGAWKREEIMRLLAVNALFTEDKIIRNFSHMDAAFLSVPVSRGNGPTTPLEYGPTYTLPDPVETWIKDRDVTALVVLKDGQIAYENYFLGTTAEDKRISWSVAKSYLSALIGILMQEGKIASLDDPVTQYVPALKDGAYDGATIRNVLNMASGVTFDEDYLDKNSDINRMGRVLALGGKMDDFAADLTARFVDPGVQWQYVSIDTHVLSMVVRGATGRSIADLLSEKVIAPMGLEHEPYYITDGVGTAFVLGGLNTTTRDYARFGQMYLQHGNYNGTQIVPADWVDASTLATAPTAPEKKGYGYQWWLPVGAAEGEFMAQGVYGQYIYIDRARGVVIAVNAADRAFREDGVSAGNVEIFRLIAGSL; this is translated from the coding sequence ATGCGGACGTTCGGAAAATGGCTGGGCCGGTTTTTACTGGTGTCAGTCTTGGCGACCCTCGCCGTAGGTGCCTGGAAACGCGAAGAAATCATGCGCCTTCTGGCAGTGAACGCGCTCTTTACCGAAGACAAAATCATCCGCAACTTCAGCCATATGGATGCAGCGTTCCTGTCGGTGCCCGTGTCGCGTGGGAACGGGCCTACAACGCCTCTGGAATACGGGCCAACATACACCCTTCCTGATCCCGTAGAGACCTGGATCAAAGACCGAGACGTCACCGCGCTGGTTGTCTTAAAAGACGGCCAAATCGCCTATGAGAACTATTTTCTAGGCACTACGGCAGAAGACAAACGCATCAGTTGGTCGGTCGCAAAAAGCTACCTTTCCGCCCTGATCGGCATTTTGATGCAAGAGGGGAAAATCGCCTCTCTCGATGATCCGGTGACGCAATATGTGCCTGCACTCAAAGATGGCGCATATGATGGGGCCACCATCCGCAATGTGCTCAACATGGCCAGCGGTGTGACCTTTGACGAGGATTACCTCGACAAGAATTCCGACATCAATCGTATGGGTCGGGTATTGGCACTTGGCGGCAAAATGGACGACTTTGCAGCGGACCTCACCGCGCGCTTTGTCGATCCGGGGGTCCAATGGCAATATGTCTCCATCGATACCCATGTCCTCAGCATGGTGGTACGCGGAGCCACGGGTCGCAGTATCGCGGACCTACTCAGCGAAAAAGTCATTGCACCCATGGGGTTGGAGCACGAGCCATATTACATCACCGACGGTGTTGGCACCGCTTTTGTGTTGGGCGGGTTGAACACGACCACACGGGACTATGCGCGATTTGGCCAAATGTATCTGCAACATGGGAACTATAATGGCACCCAGATCGTACCTGCAGATTGGGTCGACGCCTCTACCCTTGCGACCGCGCCTACGGCCCCGGAGAAAAAGGGTTACGGCTATCAATGGTGGCTGCCCGTGGGAGCAGCTGAGGGTGAATTCATGGCGCAGGGCGTCTACGGTCAATACATCTACATCGACCGCGCCCGCGGTGTGGTGATCGCTGTTAACGCAGCCGACCGGGCCTTTCGCGAGGATGGCGTGTCGGCTGGTAATGTGGAAATATTTCGGCTGATCGCAGGCAGCCTTTAA
- the trpB gene encoding tryptophan synthase subunit beta: MANELFNSFMTGPDENGRFGDFGGRFVSETLMPLILELQEEYEKAKTDDSFWAEMNHLWTHYVGRPSPLYFAERLTDHLGGAKVYMKRDELNHTGAHKINNVLGQIILARRMGKKRIIAETGAGQHGVATATVCAKFGLQCVVYMGAHDVERQAPNVFRMRLLGAEVIPVTSGRGTLKDAMNDALRDWVTNVRDTFYCIGTVAGPHPYPAMVRDFQSIIGKEVRTQMMDAEGRFPDTLIAAIGGGSNAMGLFFPFLDDKEVDIIGVEAGGKGVNAKMEHCASLTGGRPGVLHGNRTYLLQDDDGQILEGFSISAGLDYPGIGPEHAWLHEIGRAKYVSITDVEALEAFQLSCELEGIIPALEPSHALAHVMKMAPELPKDHIICMNMCGRGDKDIFTVAKALGFEMGEFA; the protein is encoded by the coding sequence ATGGCCAACGAACTTTTCAACAGCTTCATGACCGGCCCCGACGAAAACGGGCGCTTTGGTGATTTTGGCGGGCGCTTTGTCTCTGAGACACTGATGCCGCTGATCCTTGAACTTCAGGAAGAATACGAAAAGGCCAAAACTGATGACAGTTTCTGGGCCGAGATGAACCATCTGTGGACCCATTATGTTGGCCGTCCCAGCCCGCTTTATTTTGCCGAACGCCTGACTGATCATCTGGGCGGCGCCAAGGTGTATATGAAGCGCGATGAGCTGAACCATACCGGCGCGCATAAGATCAACAATGTGCTGGGCCAAATTATTCTGGCACGCCGCATGGGAAAAAAACGCATCATCGCTGAAACCGGTGCCGGGCAGCACGGGGTCGCCACGGCGACGGTCTGTGCCAAGTTTGGTCTGCAATGTGTTGTATATATGGGGGCCCACGATGTTGAACGTCAGGCCCCGAATGTTTTCCGGATGCGCCTGCTCGGGGCAGAAGTTATTCCCGTGACATCTGGTCGTGGAACGCTGAAAGATGCGATGAATGATGCCTTGCGCGACTGGGTGACCAACGTGCGCGATACATTTTATTGCATTGGCACAGTAGCCGGCCCGCATCCCTATCCAGCAATGGTCCGCGATTTCCAAAGCATTATTGGCAAAGAAGTCCGTACCCAGATGATGGACGCCGAAGGGCGCTTCCCTGATACGTTGATCGCTGCGATTGGTGGCGGGTCAAACGCCATGGGCCTTTTCTTTCCTTTCCTCGACGACAAAGAAGTCGACATCATTGGCGTTGAAGCAGGCGGTAAGGGCGTGAATGCCAAAATGGAGCATTGCGCATCGTTGACAGGTGGCCGCCCGGGCGTGCTGCATGGCAACCGGACCTATCTGTTGCAAGATGATGATGGGCAAATCCTTGAGGGCTTCTCGATCTCGGCGGGGCTTGATTACCCCGGCATCGGGCCAGAGCACGCTTGGCTGCACGAGATTGGCCGGGCCAAGTATGTTTCAATCACGGATGTGGAGGCGTTAGAGGCGTTTCAACTATCATGTGAGCTGGAAGGGATTATCCCTGCACTAGAGCCGTCACACGCGTTAGCTCATGTGATGAAGATGGCCCCTGAGCTGCCTAAGGATCACATCATCTGCATGAACATGTGTGGGCGCGGTGACAAGGACATCTTTACCGTCGCTAAGGCACTGGGTTTCGAGATGGGCGAGTTCGCATAA
- a CDS encoding site-2 protease family protein produces the protein MFSTGSTLFSFRGPFGVPIEVHSSLIFLIFILMAAGSSVVALFYSAIFIVMLVGSIFLHEMGHAWGCLVQGIPVRRVVIFGGGGFCEYGSSPSHHEQELIVAMGPIVNLTVWALASLAWPYLPNEVVAWVFIVLAQINLFLAVLNMLPAHPLDGGKLFRLALMRFLPAQTATHISGLVGLIIAVLWIPAMIYSFITYGLLLFFMPSIRLHWQMLKA, from the coding sequence ATGTTTAGTACCGGCTCGACACTTTTCTCCTTCCGCGGCCCCTTTGGCGTACCGATTGAAGTACATAGCAGCCTGATATTCCTGATTTTTATCCTGATGGCAGCAGGCAGCTCAGTTGTGGCACTGTTCTACAGCGCCATCTTCATTGTGATGCTGGTCGGCTCCATTTTCCTGCACGAAATGGGCCATGCGTGGGGCTGCCTTGTACAGGGCATACCCGTGCGGCGCGTCGTGATCTTTGGTGGTGGCGGTTTTTGCGAATACGGCAGTTCCCCTTCACATCACGAACAAGAGCTGATCGTGGCTATGGGGCCAATCGTCAACCTAACGGTCTGGGCGCTCGCATCACTGGCATGGCCCTACCTGCCCAACGAAGTCGTTGCTTGGGTGTTTATCGTCTTGGCGCAGATTAACTTGTTTCTGGCCGTCCTCAACATGCTACCCGCACACCCACTCGACGGTGGCAAATTATTTCGGCTTGCCTTGATGCGGTTCCTACCAGCCCAGACAGCCACCCATATATCGGGCCTCGTTGGGTTGATTATCGCGGTTCTATGGATCCCCGCGATGATCTATTCCTTTATCACATATGGGCTGTTGCTGTTCTTCATGCCGTCCATCCGCCTGCATTGGCAAATGCTGAAAGCTTAA
- a CDS encoding (d)CMP kinase, which translates to MGFTVSIDGPAAAGKGTISKAVALHFGFAHLDTGLLYRAVGAKVLEGAEPLAAALALMADDLDNDTLRRPEVAQAASKVAALPAVRAALVDFQRSFAARVGGAVLDGRDIGTVICPEADVKLFVTASAEVRARRRFAELSVKGLAQSFDEVLADVQDRDARDMGRADAPLKPAADAIEIDTSDMAIEDAVAAAVALVEAKGA; encoded by the coding sequence ATGGGCTTTACGGTTTCCATCGACGGGCCAGCAGCGGCAGGTAAAGGTACGATTTCAAAAGCGGTCGCCTTGCATTTTGGCTTTGCGCATCTGGATACGGGGCTTTTGTACCGTGCTGTTGGGGCCAAAGTTCTTGAGGGCGCGGAGCCGTTGGCCGCGGCGCTGGCATTGATGGCTGATGATTTGGACAATGACACGTTGCGTCGGCCCGAAGTGGCGCAGGCTGCGAGCAAAGTTGCGGCTCTGCCAGCCGTTCGAGCCGCTTTGGTAGATTTTCAGCGCAGTTTTGCTGCACGTGTTGGTGGGGCCGTGTTGGATGGGCGTGACATCGGTACGGTGATTTGCCCAGAGGCAGACGTAAAGCTGTTTGTGACAGCCAGTGCAGAGGTCCGAGCGAGGCGTCGATTTGCCGAGCTGTCGGTCAAGGGGCTTGCGCAAAGCTTTGACGAAGTGCTTGCAGATGTGCAGGACCGGGACGCGCGCGACATGGGCCGTGCTGATGCGCCGCTCAAGCCCGCCGCGGATGCGATCGAGATCGATACTTCTGATATGGCGATTGAGGATGCGGTCGCTGCGGCTGTAGCGTTGGTCGAAGCCAAGGGCGCATAG
- the rpsA gene encoding 30S ribosomal protein S1, which yields MAQNTSMEDFEALLEESFEMDTPDEGSVVKGKVIAIEAGQAIIDVGYKMEGRVELKEFADPGEAPKIEVGDVVEVFLRQVENSKGEAVISREMARREEAWDRLEKAYAAEERVEGAIFGRVKGGFTVDLGGAVAFLPGSQVDVRPVRDAGPLMGLKQPFQVLKMDRRRGNIVVSRRAILEESRAEQRAEVIGNLTEGQTVDGVVKNITEYGAFVDLGGVDGLLHVTDMAWRRVNHPSEILAIGETIKVQVIKINKETHRISLGMKQLQEDPWDLVQAKYPLESSHTGRVTNITDYGAFVELEPGVEGLVHVSEMSWTKKNVHPGKIVSTSQEVEVMVLEIDGAKRRVSLGLKQTMRNPWEVFAETHPEGTEVEGEVKNITEFGLFVGLDGDIDGMVHLSDLSWDQRGEEAIQDYRKGDTVQAVVSEVDVEKERISLSIKGVGGDKFAEAVGGVKRGSVVTVAVTSIEDGGIEVEYEGMKAFIRRSDLSRDRAEQRPERFSVGDKVDVRITNVDAKAHRLGVSIKAREIAEEKEAVEQYGSSDSGASLGDILGAALKGDE from the coding sequence ATGGCGCAAAACACATCTATGGAAGACTTCGAAGCACTGTTGGAAGAAAGCTTTGAAATGGACACGCCCGATGAGGGCTCAGTTGTCAAAGGTAAGGTCATCGCAATCGAAGCGGGCCAAGCTATCATCGACGTAGGCTACAAAATGGAAGGCCGCGTTGAGCTAAAAGAATTTGCCGATCCAGGCGAAGCTCCCAAAATCGAAGTTGGCGACGTGGTCGAAGTATTCCTTCGCCAGGTTGAGAACTCCAAAGGCGAAGCGGTTATCTCTCGTGAGATGGCGCGCCGCGAAGAAGCTTGGGACCGTTTGGAAAAAGCCTATGCCGCAGAAGAGCGCGTCGAAGGTGCAATCTTTGGCCGCGTCAAAGGTGGCTTTACTGTTGATCTGGGCGGCGCTGTTGCGTTCCTTCCCGGCTCTCAGGTTGATGTGCGCCCCGTGCGTGATGCGGGCCCATTGATGGGTCTTAAGCAGCCGTTCCAGGTTCTGAAAATGGACCGTCGCCGTGGTAACATCGTTGTATCGCGTCGTGCGATCCTCGAGGAATCACGTGCCGAACAGCGTGCCGAAGTTATCGGCAACCTTACCGAAGGCCAGACGGTCGACGGCGTGGTTAAGAACATCACCGAATACGGTGCGTTCGTTGATCTGGGCGGCGTTGACGGCTTGTTGCACGTCACTGACATGGCATGGCGCCGTGTGAACCACCCATCCGAGATCCTCGCCATCGGCGAAACGATCAAGGTGCAGGTCATCAAGATCAACAAAGAGACACACCGTATCTCCCTCGGCATGAAGCAGCTGCAGGAAGATCCGTGGGATCTGGTTCAGGCGAAGTATCCGCTCGAATCATCCCACACTGGCCGCGTAACCAACATCACCGATTACGGTGCATTTGTTGAGCTTGAGCCAGGTGTCGAAGGTCTGGTTCACGTGTCTGAGATGTCTTGGACCAAAAAGAACGTGCATCCCGGTAAGATCGTTTCGACCTCGCAAGAAGTCGAAGTCATGGTGCTGGAAATCGACGGTGCCAAGCGCCGCGTGTCTCTTGGTCTCAAGCAGACAATGCGCAACCCATGGGAAGTGTTTGCAGAAACGCATCCTGAGGGCACCGAAGTCGAAGGCGAAGTCAAGAACATCACCGAATTCGGTCTGTTTGTTGGTCTCGACGGCGACATCGACGGCATGGTTCACCTTTCCGACCTCAGCTGGGACCAGCGTGGCGAAGAGGCGATCCAAGATTACCGCAAAGGCGACACGGTTCAGGCCGTCGTCTCTGAAGTGGACGTTGAGAAAGAGCGTATCTCGCTCTCGATCAAAGGTGTCGGTGGCGATAAGTTCGCCGAAGCCGTGGGCGGCGTTAAGCGCGGCTCCGTGGTGACCGTGGCCGTGACGTCTATCGAAGATGGTGGGATCGAAGTGGAATACGAGGGCATGAAAGCCTTCATCCGCCGCTCTGATCTGTCCCGTGATCGTGCCGAGCAGCGCCCAGAGCGCTTCAGCGTTGGCGACAAAGTTGATGTTCGCATCACCAATGTCGACGCCAAAGCACACCGCTTGGGCGTTTCGATCAAAGCACGTGAGATTGCAGAAGAGAAAGAGGCCGTTGAACAGTACGGTTCCTCAGACTCCGGCGCATCGCTCGGCGATATCTTGGGTGCCGCGCTTAAGGGCGACGAGTAA